Proteins from one Pirellulales bacterium genomic window:
- a CDS encoding NAD(P)(+) transhydrogenase (Re/Si-specific) subunit beta produces the protein MIVQGLYLVSAVLFILGLRGLTHPETARRGMQMAAVGMLVAVIGTLFHHDIVQFGWILVGLIVGSAVGAAISIWMPMTAIPQRTAISHAFGALAATLVGVSHYDHHVRVLGEQLSRVEMAALGFEVMFGSLTITGSIMAFAKLQGLVRSAPITYPFQNPSNIGLFFVALALLIGLVAVDSSLPIHTVMFYGMILVGLALGVLIVVPIGGADMPVVISLLNSYAGLASSATGFALGNNVLIIAGALDGASGFFLSILMSRAMNRSFANVLFGAFGGGDSTGVSGPGDRPSEVRSISLDDAAVQLAYARQVVIVPGYGLAVAQAQHQVRELATLIEEKGGEVRYAIHPVAGRMPGHMNVLLAEANVPYDSQFEMEQINDQFGMVDVALVVGANDVVNPAARNDRSSPIYGMPILNVDQAKSIIVLKRSMNPGFSGIENELFYDPKCSILFGDAKDSLTKLVAEIKAG, from the coding sequence GTGATTGTCCAGGGGCTGTACCTGGTCTCGGCCGTGCTGTTCATCTTGGGCCTGCGCGGCCTGACGCATCCGGAGACGGCCCGGCGCGGCATGCAGATGGCCGCCGTCGGCATGCTGGTCGCCGTGATCGGGACGCTGTTCCATCACGATATCGTGCAGTTCGGCTGGATCCTGGTGGGTCTGATCGTGGGTTCGGCCGTCGGTGCGGCCATCTCGATCTGGATGCCGATGACGGCGATTCCCCAGCGAACGGCGATTTCGCACGCGTTCGGCGCGCTGGCCGCGACGCTCGTCGGCGTGTCGCATTACGACCACCATGTCCGTGTGCTCGGCGAACAGCTCTCGCGTGTCGAAATGGCGGCGCTGGGGTTTGAGGTCATGTTCGGCTCGCTGACAATCACCGGCAGCATCATGGCGTTTGCCAAGCTGCAGGGCCTGGTGCGCAGCGCGCCGATCACCTATCCGTTCCAGAACCCGAGCAACATCGGGCTGTTTTTCGTCGCCCTGGCGTTGCTGATCGGCCTGGTGGCCGTCGATTCGTCGCTGCCGATCCACACGGTGATGTTCTACGGGATGATCCTCGTCGGCCTGGCGCTGGGCGTGCTGATCGTCGTGCCGATCGGCGGCGCCGATATGCCCGTCGTCATTTCACTGTTGAATTCCTACGCCGGCCTGGCCTCGAGTGCGACAGGCTTTGCGTTGGGCAACAACGTGCTGATCATTGCCGGCGCGCTCGACGGCGCGTCGGGCTTCTTCCTGTCGATCCTGATGAGCCGGGCAATGAACCGCTCGTTTGCCAACGTGCTGTTCGGGGCGTTCGGCGGCGGCGATTCGACCGGCGTCTCGGGGCCAGGCGATCGGCCGTCCGAGGTGCGCAGCATTTCACTCGACGATGCCGCCGTGCAGTTGGCCTATGCCCGCCAGGTGGTGATCGTGCCCGGCTACGGGCTGGCCGTGGCCCAGGCCCAGCACCAGGTGCGCGAGCTGGCGACCCTGATCGAGGAGAAGGGCGGCGAGGTGCGGTATGCGATTCACCCCGTCGCGGGGCGCATGCCGGGCCATATGAACGTGCTGCTGGCCGAGGCCAACGTGCCCTACGACTCCCAGTTCGAAATGGAGCAGATCAACGACCAGTTCGGCATGGTCGATGTGGCGCTGGTGGTCGGGGCCAACGACGTCGTCAACCCGGCGGCCCGTAACGACCGCAGCAGCCCGATCTATGGCATGCCCATTCTGAACGTCGATCAGGCCAAGAGCATCATCGTGCTCAAGCGGAGCATGAACCCCGGCTTCTCGGGCATCGAGAACGAGCTGTTCTACGACCCGAAATGCTCGATCTTGTTCGGCGACGCGAAGGATTCGCTCACCAAGCTGGTGGCCGAGATCAAGGCGGGCTGA
- a CDS encoding Re/Si-specific NAD(P)(+) transhydrogenase subunit alpha, with translation MLVGIPQESLAGERRVAIVPGNIAALKKLGLDVVVESGAGLNSGFADQAFADKGARIGSRAEAFAADIVLQVRALGANETAGSADAEMLRPGATLVCQCEPLSQPQAIAAAAPRGVTIFALELVPRITRAQAMDVLSSMAMLAGYKAVLLAADRLPKMMPMMITAAGTVAPAKVFVIGAGVAGLQAIATARRLGAVVEAYDVRPAVKEQVESLGAKFVELPLTTADAQDKGGYAKAQDEDFYRRQREVMTKVVAASDVVITTAAVPGKQAPILVTRDMVTGMRPGAVVIDLAAERGGNCECTRPGEIIDVGGVAVVGPLNLATTLPADASALYGKNVTTFLALLVKNGALNINLEDEILRESLVAREGQVVHPRLRESLGLAPAVK, from the coding sequence ATGCTCGTCGGGATCCCCCAAGAAAGTCTGGCCGGTGAACGCCGCGTGGCGATCGTGCCCGGCAATATCGCCGCGCTCAAAAAGCTCGGGCTGGACGTCGTCGTCGAGTCGGGCGCAGGGCTGAATTCGGGCTTCGCCGATCAGGCGTTCGCCGACAAGGGGGCGCGCATCGGGTCGCGTGCCGAGGCTTTCGCGGCGGATATCGTGCTGCAAGTACGGGCGTTGGGTGCCAACGAGACGGCTGGCAGCGCCGATGCCGAAATGCTCCGCCCCGGCGCGACGCTCGTCTGCCAATGCGAGCCCTTGTCGCAGCCCCAGGCCATCGCCGCAGCCGCCCCTCGCGGCGTGACGATCTTCGCGCTCGAATTGGTGCCGCGCATCACGCGGGCCCAGGCGATGGACGTCTTGTCGTCGATGGCCATGCTGGCCGGTTACAAGGCCGTGCTCCTGGCGGCCGACCGCCTGCCCAAGATGATGCCGATGATGATCACCGCCGCCGGCACCGTCGCACCGGCCAAGGTGTTTGTCATCGGGGCCGGTGTGGCCGGTTTGCAGGCCATCGCCACCGCGCGGCGGCTGGGTGCCGTGGTCGAGGCCTACGACGTCCGGCCGGCCGTCAAAGAGCAGGTGGAAAGCCTGGGGGCCAAGTTCGTCGAGCTACCGCTGACCACGGCCGACGCCCAGGACAAGGGCGGCTACGCTAAGGCGCAGGACGAAGATTTCTATCGCCGCCAGCGCGAAGTCATGACCAAGGTCGTCGCCGCCAGCGACGTGGTGATCACCACGGCGGCCGTGCCCGGCAAGCAAGCACCGATCCTCGTCACTCGCGACATGGTGACCGGCATGCGGCCCGGCGCCGTAGTCATCGATCTGGCCGCCGAGCGCGGCGGCAACTGCGAGTGCACTCGCCCGGGCGAAATCATCGACGTTGGCGGCGTCGCGGTCGTCGGCCCGCTCAATCTGGCCACGACGTTGCCGGCCGACGCCAGCGCCCTGTATGGCAAGAACGTGACCACGTTCCTGGCCTTGCTGGTCAAGAACGGCGCGCTCAACATCAATCTCGAAGACGAGATCCTTCGCGAATCGCTCGTGGCCCGCGAGGGACAGGTCGTCCACCCGCGGCTGCGTGAGTCCCTTGGGCTGGCCCCCGCCGTGAAGTGA
- the argS gene encoding arginine--tRNA ligase produces MNLAELISDRLTVAASRLSAEPGDLASQVRQAQDPKFGDYQINCAMSLGKRLGRPPREVAAELVAALDLGDCCEPPEIAGPGFINLRFRQEWLAARLAEAVADERLGIALAARPRTYVVDYSAPNVAKPMHVGHIRSTVIGDALVRTLRFLGHRVISDNHLGDWGTQFGMILYGYRNFLDAPAYQARPVDELSRLYRLVSRLVDYHERRAARSELVAKVTRAAAELAGAERAAQAAAADPKQTKAAGKQLAKAQAGLREAEAALAETDDKLAAIDHDSQLAALAREHAEIGAAVLRETALLHAGDPERRRLWSEFLPKCLVDLDVIYRRLGVTFDYTLGESFYHDRLAGVVAELERLGLARASEGAVCVFVEGYDAPMIIQKQDGAFLYATTDLATLQYRLETWRPDAILYVVDHRQSLHFEQLFATARRWGMQDVELVHVSFGTILGKDGRPYRTRAGDTVGLAWLLDEAVEAARDVVGSGEGGRELAPADRERVAEVVGIAALKYADLSQNRTSDYVFDREKMVSLDGNTATYMQYAYARVQSIFARGQVDADALRRGDAKIVLDAPAERQLALAVLRFAEALALAMSDYRPSQLTAYLWELANCYSAFFEACPVLKAETPELRTSRLLLCDLTARTLCTGLALLGIEVVERM; encoded by the coding sequence ATGAACCTGGCCGAGTTGATCAGCGACCGCCTGACCGTGGCGGCAAGCCGGTTGAGCGCTGAACCAGGCGATCTGGCGTCGCAGGTCCGTCAGGCACAGGACCCGAAGTTCGGCGACTATCAGATCAACTGTGCCATGTCGCTGGGCAAGCGGCTGGGTCGCCCGCCGCGCGAGGTGGCCGCCGAGCTCGTGGCTGCGCTCGACCTCGGCGATTGCTGCGAGCCGCCGGAGATCGCCGGGCCGGGCTTTATCAACTTGCGGTTTCGCCAGGAGTGGCTGGCCGCCCGGTTGGCCGAGGCCGTCGCCGACGAGCGTTTGGGCATCGCCCTGGCCGCCCGGCCGCGGACCTATGTCGTCGACTATTCGGCGCCCAACGTGGCCAAGCCGATGCACGTGGGCCATATCCGCTCGACGGTCATCGGCGATGCACTCGTCCGCACGCTGCGGTTTCTCGGCCACCGCGTGATCAGCGACAACCATCTCGGCGACTGGGGTACTCAGTTCGGCATGATCTTGTACGGTTATCGCAACTTCCTCGATGCGCCGGCCTACCAGGCACGTCCGGTCGATGAGTTGTCGCGGCTGTACCGGCTCGTCAGCAGGTTGGTCGACTACCACGAGCGCCGTGCCGCCCGATCCGAACTCGTAGCGAAGGTCACCCGGGCTGCGGCCGAGTTGGCCGGCGCGGAGCGCGCCGCTCAGGCCGCGGCGGCCGATCCCAAGCAGACCAAGGCCGCCGGCAAGCAACTGGCCAAAGCCCAAGCGGGGCTGCGCGAGGCCGAAGCAGCGCTGGCCGAGACCGACGACAAGCTGGCGGCCATCGACCACGATTCGCAACTGGCCGCGCTGGCGCGCGAACACGCCGAGATCGGCGCGGCGGTCTTGCGCGAGACCGCGCTGCTGCACGCGGGCGACCCCGAGCGGCGGCGGCTGTGGAGCGAGTTTCTGCCCAAGTGCCTGGTCGATCTCGACGTGATCTACCGCCGGTTGGGGGTGACGTTCGACTACACGCTGGGCGAAAGTTTCTATCACGATCGCCTCGCAGGCGTCGTCGCCGAGCTCGAACGCCTGGGGCTGGCGCGCGCCAGCGAGGGGGCCGTGTGTGTGTTCGTCGAGGGTTACGACGCCCCGATGATCATTCAAAAACAGGACGGCGCGTTCCTCTACGCGACGACCGATCTGGCGACCCTGCAATACCGGCTCGAGACGTGGCGCCCGGACGCCATCTTGTACGTCGTCGACCACCGGCAGAGCCTGCACTTCGAACAGTTGTTCGCCACGGCCCGCCGCTGGGGCATGCAAGACGTCGAACTGGTGCACGTCAGCTTTGGCACGATCCTGGGGAAAGATGGGCGACCGTATCGCACCCGTGCCGGCGACACCGTGGGCCTGGCGTGGCTGTTGGACGAGGCTGTCGAGGCAGCACGGGACGTCGTCGGCTCGGGCGAGGGAGGTCGTGAGCTGGCGCCGGCCGACCGCGAGCGCGTGGCCGAAGTGGTAGGCATCGCGGCGCTCAAATACGCCGACTTGTCGCAAAACCGCACCAGCGACTATGTCTTCGACCGCGAGAAAATGGTTTCGCTCGACGGCAACACGGCCACTTACATGCAGTATGCCTATGCCCGGGTGCAAAGCATCTTTGCCCGGGGCCAGGTCGACGCCGACGCGCTGCGCCGCGGCGACGCCAAGATCGTGCTCGACGCGCCCGCCGAGCGGCAGCTCGCCTTGGCCGTGCTGCGGTTTGCAGAGGCCTTGGCGCTGGCGATGAGCGATTATCGCCCCAGCCAGTTGACGGCCTATCTCTGGGAGTTGGCCAACTGCTATTCGGCGTTCTTCGAGGCCTGTCCCGTGCTCAAGGCCGAAACGCCCGAGCTGCGCACCAGCCGGCTGTTGTTGTGCGACTTGACGGCGCGGACGCTGTGCACGGGCCTGGCGCTGCTGGGCATCGAGGTCGTCGAGCGGATGTAG
- a CDS encoding PIN domain-containing protein — protein MPLLILRLLFLVVAAGLGVSVFQSKTELLGFSWAVLVGMLLLAGAVIAADALLPRKRLDTITSVYFGLIVGLFLTYVFGLALTPLPIESQVREQLQFVAALVLCYLCISLLMQTRDDFRFIIPYVEFSKEVKGQRPYLLDTSVVIDGRIADVIETRIFDSQLIMPRFVLAELQGIADSSDRMRRSRGRRGLDILNRLRANQEVDFQIYERELPEFAGQPVDLKLVMLAKHLGGKIITNDYNLNKVARVQGVGVVNLNDLSNALKPVVLPGETMEVRIVKPGEEAGQGVGYLDDGTMVVVEFGRDHINRTVRITVNNVLQTSAGRMIFGRYESAPEPARAN, from the coding sequence ATGCCCCTGCTGATTCTGCGCCTGTTGTTTCTGGTCGTCGCGGCAGGCTTGGGAGTGTCGGTTTTCCAATCGAAGACCGAGCTGCTGGGGTTTTCCTGGGCGGTGCTGGTGGGCATGCTCCTGCTCGCCGGCGCGGTAATCGCCGCCGATGCACTGTTGCCGCGCAAGCGCCTCGACACGATCACGTCGGTCTATTTCGGATTGATCGTGGGGCTGTTTCTCACGTACGTGTTTGGCCTCGCGCTCACGCCGTTGCCGATCGAATCGCAGGTCCGCGAGCAGTTGCAGTTCGTGGCGGCCCTAGTGCTGTGCTATTTGTGCATCAGTTTGTTGATGCAGACTCGCGACGATTTTCGGTTCATCATTCCCTACGTCGAGTTTTCCAAGGAAGTCAAAGGCCAACGGCCCTATCTGCTCGACACCAGCGTCGTGATCGACGGCCGCATCGCCGACGTGATCGAGACCCGGATCTTCGACAGCCAATTGATCATGCCGCGGTTCGTGCTGGCCGAGCTGCAGGGAATCGCCGACAGCTCCGACCGCATGCGCCGCAGTCGCGGCCGCCGAGGGCTCGACATTCTCAACCGCCTGCGCGCCAATCAAGAAGTCGATTTCCAGATCTATGAACGTGAGCTGCCAGAATTCGCCGGCCAGCCGGTCGACTTGAAGCTGGTGATGCTCGCGAAGCACCTCGGCGGCAAGATCATCACCAACGACTACAACCTGAACAAAGTGGCGCGCGTGCAGGGCGTGGGCGTCGTCAATCTCAACGACCTGTCCAACGCGCTCAAGCCCGTGGTGTTGCCGGGCGAGACGATGGAAGTGCGAATCGTCAAGCCGGGGGAAGAGGCTGGGCAGGGCGTCGGCTACCTCGACGATGGCACGATGGTCGTCGTCGAATTCGGCCGCGATCACATCAATCGCACCGTACGGATCACCGTCAACAACGTCTTGCAGACCAGCGCGGGGCGGATGATCTTCGGCCGTTACGAAAGCGCGCCCGAACCGGCCCGCGCGAATTGA
- a CDS encoding deoxyguanosinetriphosphate triphosphohydrolase, with product MIVAREAAILAPFALHSVHTAGRRYAEPPHPYRGPFQRDRDRITHSGAYRRLADKTQVFTGELGDYHRSRLTHTLEVNSVARNLGRALRLNEDLIETLALAHDLGHPPFGHSGETVLDECLHDQGGFSHNRQCLRIVEQLEQRYPDFPGLNLSLEVLAGQATRADRGAATERPPLEVQVVDAADSVAYDTHDADDALKLGLLELDELLEIPLWQSAARQARRRYQALSRNELKRAVLHELLNWQVGDLLEHTQRRIAAAGVHRLDDVRAAPVLVAPGDELAPLKSELERFLYLRVYRHPQVLEMRAQAQQMLREMFAALVARPSLLPAVFAERVAESGLERTVGDYLAGMTDRYAAQQHTQICRSV from the coding sequence ATGATCGTCGCCCGGGAAGCGGCGATCTTGGCGCCGTTCGCCTTGCACAGCGTGCACACGGCCGGCCGGCGCTATGCCGAGCCGCCGCATCCCTATCGCGGCCCCTTTCAACGCGACCGCGACCGCATCACGCACAGCGGCGCCTATCGCCGGCTGGCCGACAAGACGCAGGTCTTCACCGGCGAACTGGGCGACTATCATCGCAGCCGGCTGACGCATACGCTCGAAGTCAATTCCGTGGCCCGCAACCTGGGCCGCGCCCTGCGCCTGAACGAAGACCTGATCGAGACGCTCGCCTTGGCCCACGACCTGGGGCATCCGCCGTTCGGCCACTCGGGCGAGACGGTGCTGGACGAGTGCCTCCACGATCAAGGCGGCTTCAGCCACAACCGCCAGTGCCTGCGCATCGTCGAGCAGCTCGAACAGCGCTATCCCGACTTTCCCGGCTTGAATCTCTCGCTGGAAGTCCTGGCCGGGCAGGCCACCCGTGCCGACCGGGGAGCGGCCACCGAGCGCCCGCCGCTTGAGGTGCAAGTCGTCGACGCGGCCGATAGCGTCGCGTACGACACGCACGACGCCGACGACGCCCTGAAGCTCGGGCTCCTGGAGCTCGACGAGCTGCTCGAAATCCCTCTCTGGCAATCGGCCGCACGACAGGCCCGCCGGCGCTACCAGGCCCTGTCGCGGAACGAGCTCAAACGGGCCGTGCTGCACGAGCTGCTGAATTGGCAAGTCGGCGACTTGCTCGAGCACACCCAGCGCCGGATCGCCGCCGCCGGCGTGCACCGGCTCGACGACGTGCGCGCGGCGCCCGTGCTCGTGGCACCCGGCGACGAATTGGCGCCGCTGAAGTCGGAACTCGAGCGGTTTCTCTACCTGCGTGTCTACCGGCATCCGCAGGTGCTCGAAATGCGCGCCCAGGCGCAACAGATGCTCCGCGAGATGTTCGCCGCGCTTGTGGCGCGTCCTTCGCTGCTGCCCGCGGTGTTTGCCGAGCGCGTGGCAGAATCGGGCTTGGAGCGCACCGTGGGAGACTACCTGGCCGGTATGACCGATCGCTACGCGGCTCAGCAGCACACCCAGATTTGTCGCAGCGTTTGA
- a CDS encoding HIT domain-containing protein — translation MSHEQLWAPWRLAYIQGADAGADETRPERHFLPGADESCFLCRAVAEGASRAAANLVVEQGSAVITILNRYPYNNGHLLVAPLAHKGQLDELTDEEHLACMRTLGRMVTAIRARMRAEGFNVGLNLGRTAGAGLPGHLHWHIVPRWNGDTNFMPVLAGVKVIPQSLEALRELLADAGQP, via the coding sequence ATGAGTCACGAGCAGCTTTGGGCCCCCTGGCGACTGGCCTACATCCAGGGCGCAGACGCCGGCGCCGACGAAACCCGGCCCGAGCGTCATTTCCTGCCGGGCGCCGACGAAAGCTGCTTCCTCTGCCGCGCGGTCGCCGAAGGTGCCTCGCGCGCGGCTGCAAACCTGGTTGTCGAACAGGGCTCCGCGGTCATTACGATCCTCAATCGCTACCCCTACAACAACGGGCACCTGCTCGTCGCGCCGCTCGCGCACAAGGGCCAGCTCGACGAACTGACCGACGAAGAGCATCTGGCCTGCATGCGTACCCTGGGTCGCATGGTGACGGCGATTCGCGCGCGGATGCGCGCCGAGGGCTTCAACGTCGGCCTTAACCTGGGGCGCACGGCTGGCGCGGGGCTGCCGGGCCATCTGCATTGGCACATCGTGCCCCGCTGGAACGGCGACACAAACTTCATGCCGGTGCTGGCGGGCGTCAAGGTGATTCCGCAGTCGCTCGAGGCTTTGCGCGAACTGTTGGCCGACGCGGGGCAGCCGTAA
- a CDS encoding response regulator → MPKILIVDDSAIDRRLAGGILEKHPQFSVDYAADGSEALAHLETHAADLVVTDLQMPGLNGLELVEAIRRRWPLVPVILMTAHGSEDIAVAALEHGAASYVPKSVLARELNDTVENVLAVARADRRNERLLDCLQGLEASFILDNDAGLLPPLVDFLQDHVARMRLCDETGRIRLGIALEEALLNALYHGNLEVTGDDLQEASASLLGGGNGIVERRRHEAPYKDRRLHVRAVITPDSAQFVIRDEGPGFDPATLPDANDPANLECISGRGLMLMRTFMDEVRYNTTGNEVTLVKRCEPAPA, encoded by the coding sequence GTGCCCAAGATCTTGATCGTCGATGACTCGGCCATCGATCGACGATTGGCCGGCGGCATTCTCGAGAAGCACCCCCAGTTCTCGGTCGACTATGCGGCCGACGGCAGCGAAGCGCTCGCCCATCTGGAAACACATGCGGCCGACCTGGTGGTGACCGATCTGCAAATGCCCGGCCTGAACGGCCTGGAGCTGGTCGAGGCAATTCGCCGTCGCTGGCCGCTGGTGCCGGTCATCTTGATGACGGCCCACGGCAGCGAGGACATCGCCGTCGCCGCGCTCGAACACGGCGCGGCCAGCTATGTGCCCAAGAGCGTGCTGGCCCGCGAGCTGAACGACACCGTCGAAAACGTCCTGGCCGTGGCCCGCGCCGATCGCCGCAACGAGCGGCTGCTCGACTGCTTGCAGGGTCTCGAAGCCAGCTTCATCCTCGACAACGATGCCGGCCTGTTGCCGCCGCTGGTCGACTTCCTGCAAGATCACGTGGCCCGCATGCGGCTGTGCGACGAGACGGGCCGCATCCGCCTAGGGATCGCGCTGGAAGAAGCGCTGCTCAATGCGCTCTATCACGGCAACCTGGAAGTGACCGGCGACGATCTGCAAGAGGCCAGCGCCAGCCTGCTGGGAGGCGGCAACGGCATCGTCGAGCGGCGCCGCCACGAAGCCCCCTACAAAGATCGCCGGTTGCACGTGCGCGCGGTCATCACGCCCGACTCGGCCCAGTTCGTGATTCGCGACGAAGGGCCCGGTTTCGACCCCGCCACGTTGCCCGACGCCAACGATCCGGCAAACCTGGAATGCATCTCCGGCCGCGGGCTGATGTTGATGCGCACCTTCATGGACGAAGTCCGCTACAACACCACGGGCAACGAAGTTACGCTGGTCAAGCGCTGTGAACCGGCCCCCGCCTGA